From the Temnothorax longispinosus isolate EJ_2023e chromosome 6, Tlon_JGU_v1, whole genome shotgun sequence genome, one window contains:
- the LOC139815405 gene encoding uncharacterized protein: MTSIAKSSSTVLLSTVQAEALDVYGNPFPVRILLDSASQLNFISENCMQKGGFGQTKCRTIILAVNDTKTAATRGNTSVVIQAQGNTRIPIEDTVLPRISAQLPGSQVEPRAWKHLQRLKLADPHKFMQDYLDNGYMRLIKQPFPVNGPVFYLPHHGVFKSDSTTTKLHVVFDASAKDLNGVSLNQVLRSGPKLKSDIVEILLKFRIGLVVLTADVKQMFLKILVELAIACLLKLAAEDKISYLLAAAVLEESVYVDDVVASVESEEKARELQRQLQALLKTAGFELRKWASSHPSVLANLDLELRSQSLLSFESPEDQFFKVNPLDRDCTKRTILSELACIFDPLGFLTPLTFAAKRLIQRLWILKLEWDDRPPLKICSRRERYKSELSALASIRIPRTIAVDNVVRREIHGFCDASEQGYGAIVYIRIVAESGVVIRMLITKSKVAPIKAITLPRLELSAAVLLSDLLEYVGKILRPKVAIDDTYAWSDSEVILAWIRSAPHRWKTFMRNRVARIQSNTDISCWKHVDTKSNPADCSRGLFPQELVEHPLWWTGPAWLVEFEPTQETTLEVEDLPEEEENSRAFVSMNPADGRILVD, encoded by the exons ATGACTAGCATTGCGAAATCGAGTTCGACTGTATTACTGTCAACGGTGCAGGCCGAAGCTCTCGACGTCTACGGGAATCCCTTCCCTGTTCGCATTCTTTTAGATAGTGCTAGTCAACTGAACTTTATTTCGGAAAACTGCATGCAAAAGGGTGGTTTCGGACAAACCAAGTGTCGTACTATAATTTTAGCGGTGAATGATACTAAGACAGCGGCCACCCGGGGTAACACCTCAGTCGTGATTCAAGCACAGGGCAACACGCGCATTCCAATAGAGGATACGGTTCTTCCACGCATCTCCGCCCAGTTACCTGGTAGTCAGGTTGAACCCAGGGCGTGGAAACATCTACAGAGATTAAAGCTTGCTGATCCGCA TAAGTTTATGCAGGATTATTTGGATAATGGCTATATGAGATTGATTAAGCAGCCGTTCCCAGTAAACGGACCTGTCTTCTACCTACCCCATCATGGGGTATTCAAATCAGATAGCACAACTACGAAATTACATGTCGTGTTTGACGCATCAGCTAAGGATCTGAACGGCGTCTCGCTGAATCAAGTGCTGCGATCCGGTCCTAAGCTAAAATCAGATATAGTTgagatattattgaaattccGGATCGGCCTCGTGGTGCTCACCGCGGACGTCAAGCAGATGTTCCTTAAAATCTTGGTCGAACTCG CGATTGCTTGCTTGTTGAAGTTAGCGGCTGAAGACAAAATAAGTTACCTGTTGGCCGCGGCTGTCCTAGAGGAAAGTGTTTATGTCGACGATGTGGTGGCGAGCGTTGAATCAGAAGAGAAAGCCCGCGAGCTTCAGCGGCAGCTACAAGCCTTACTTAAAACTGCCGGCTTTGAACTCAGAAAGTGGGCCAGTAGCCATCCGTCGGTCTTAGCCAATCTTGATCTGGAACTCCGTAGCCAGTCGTTACTGTCCTTTGAATCACCGGAGGATCAGTTTTTCAAG GTCAACCCGTTGGACAGAGACTGCACCAAACGCACCATTCTCTCTGAACTAGCTTGCATCTTTGATCCATTGGGGTTCTTAACACCGCTTACGTTCGCAGCCAAGCGACTGATCCAGCGACTCTGGATCCTTAAACTGGAGTGGGATGACAGGCCTCCTCTGAAGATATGTTCTAGACGGGAAAGATACAAGTCGGAGCTCTCCGCGTTAGCCTCCATTCGCATACCTCGCACTATCGCGGTAGATAACGTAGTCAGGCGAGAGATTCACGGATTTTGTGACGCGAGTGAGCAGGGCTACGGAGCCATTGTGTACATTAGAATCGTCGCCGAGAGTGGTGTAGTGATCCGTATGCTCATCACCAAATCAAAGGTGGCCCCCATCAAGGCCATCACATTACCGAGACTCGAGCTTTCCGCGGCTGTTCTGCTGTCAGATTTGTTAGAATATGTCGGGAAAATTCTCCGACCTAAAGTTGCCATCGACGACACATACGCTTGGTCGGATTCTGAGGTTATCCTCGCGTGGATACGCTCGGCTCCGCACCGTTGGAAGACGTTCATGCGCAATCGCGTCGCACGCATCCAGTCCAACACAGACATCTCTTGCTGGAAACATGTTGATACCAAATCTAACCCCGCGGATTGTTCAAGGGGCTTGTTTCCCCAGGAACTAGTCGAACACCCGCTGTGGTGGACCGGCCCTGCGTGGCTCGTCGAATTCGAACCCACTCAAGAAACGACATTGGAAGTTGAGGATCTTCCCGAGGAGGAAGAAAATTCTCGCGCGTTCGTCTCCATGAATCCTGCCGATGGC AGGATATTAGTAGATTAA